In Plasmodium malariae genome assembly, chromosome: 11, the following proteins share a genomic window:
- the PmUG01_11031000 gene encoding conserved Plasmodium protein, unknown function produces the protein MEENIKELIKKEKERRRLLREEKNKKKESEKQNEHRATNLNLKINKTFPGKDSGRDCGKDYRKDSERNHSKDSTHKSLLLNIQKNYERRLNDDNCKVVEEKIKGITVTGNERSSKRSGIGSSKRSGNGSSSRNSSRNSSRSSIGTSRLKRNCNKDDNNNNYSNNSNSNNNSNDNCNDNCNDNSNDNSNDNSNDNSNDNSNDNSNDNSNDNSNDNSNDNSNDNSNDNSNDNSNDNSNDNSNDNSNSKNNKGTGILKRVRISEPTAPMNRLNKNKNLNDAFMQYSNNNKGENIDVFDSTNNDEEEGCYKKFHNKDLPADFFDQLIIKNDINNNEMNNQKVNLEEIKKDNKGGVVKENNIVNFGNDAHFDRSIQMCLPEDESASYHNTYGNNPMDHEKGNNKWGTNENILEEKNEHNMEIVEMYEIIEQTSDNLDLGGGNEDFFRKLKRKRKKRKNGINRSKGKEKDNKENNDEGSTDHNDGGRNDSSTGGRSNSSAGGRSDSSAGGRSDNNDDEELRTWGRRNRGKDDTQNNDSIMKLFNNNLDDVTHYKPIDTAYYEELEYLHKMLIEKKKYILGDMYDEMNEQKEDEDVEVLDELNEFRKKKKINDSGMEYGGHRDHVEYGGYSGYNSMYGGHNKPDKHEENSSNFNVEEIYELLKLKKGQHGNDYTQSIVADRTREQQDDENRTKNEQHKNIPVGFFDDKEKDILVRENISLSKINQKIIEIKKQKKKFLLAYKNTENIYEETKNNYIDYLYDDKFDNKEQILNDIKNKTINLDHFKKEIDKRMKGIAPKKKKK, from the coding sequence ATGGAGGAAAATATTAAggaactaataaaaaaagaaaaagaaaggagAAGATTATtgagagaagaaaaaaataaaaagaaagagagTGAAAAGCAAAATGAACATAGAGCAACTAAccttaatttaaaaattaataaaacatttcCCGGAAAGGATAGCGGAAGGGATTGTGGAAAGGACTACAGAAAGGATAGCGAAAGAAATCATTCCAAGGATAGTACGCATAAAAGCCTCCTTTtgaatattcaaaaaaattatgaacgcAGACTGAACGATGACAACTGCAAGGTggtagaagaaaaaataaagggcATTACGGTAACAGGTAATGAGCGTAGCAGTAAGAGAAGTGGAATTGGTAGTAGTAAAAGAAGTGGAAACGGTAGCAGCAGCAGAAACAGCAGCAGAAATAGCAGCCGTAGCAGTATTGGCACAAGTCGGTTGAAGAGGAATTGCAATAaggatgataataataataattatagtaataatagtaatagtaataataatagtaatgataATTGTAATGATAATTGTAATGATAACAGTAATGATAACAGTAATGATAACAGCAATGATAACAGCAATGATAACAGTAATGATAACAGTAATGATAACAGCAATGATAACAGTAATGATAACAGCAATGATAACAGTAATGATAACAGTAATGATAACAGCAATGATAACAGTAATGATAACAGTAATGATAACAGTAAtgataacagtaatagtaaaaataataaaggaaCGGGAATCCTTAAAAGAGTGCGCATCAGTGAACCCACAGCACCAATGAATAGActaaataagaataagaatTTGAACGACGCCTTTATGcaatatagtaataataacaaggGAGAAAATATTGATGTTTTTGATAGTACCAATAATGATGAGGAAGAAGGGtgttacaaaaaatttcataataaaGATTTACCTGCAGACTTTTTCGATCAactaattattaaaaatgatattaacaACAACGAAATGAATAACCAAAAGGTAAATTTAGAagagataaaaaaagataataaaggTGGAGtagtaaaagaaaacaatattgtaaattttgGTAATGATGCCCATTTTGATAGAAGCATACAAATGTGTTTACCTGAAGATGAATCGGCATCATATCATAATACTTATGGTAATAATCCTATGGATCATGAGAAAGGAAACAATAAATGGGGTACCAACGAGAATAttttagaagaaaaaaatgaacataatATGGAAATAGTTGAAATGTATGAAATAATTGAACAGACATCTGATAATTTAGATTTGGGAGGAGGAAATGAAGATTTTTTTaggaaattaaaaaggaaaagaaaaaaacgtaaaaatgGGATAAATAGATCGAAggggaaagaaaaagataataagGAAAACAATGATGAAGGAAGTACTGACCACAATGACGGTGGGCGTAATGATAGCAGTACTGGCGGACGTAGTAATAGCAGTGCTGGCGGACGTAGTGATAGCAGTGCTGGCGGACGTAGTGATAACAATGATGATGAGGAGTTGAGAACATGGGGTAGAAGGAACAGAGGCAAGGATGACACACAAAACAACGATAGCATAATGAAACTGTTTAACAACAACTTAGATGATGTAACGCACTATAAACCGATAGACACAGCATATTATGAAGAACTGGAATATTTGCATAAAATGCtaatagaaaagaaaaaatatattttaggcGATATGTATGATGAGATGAATGAGCAAAAGGAGGATGAGGATGTGGAAGTACTAGACGAATTAAATGAgtttcgaaaaaaaaaaaaaattaacgacAGTGGTATGGAGTACGGAGGGCATAGAGATCATGTAGAGTATGGAGGATATAGTGGATATAATAGCATGTATGGCGGGCATAACAAACCCGACAAACATGAAGAAAATAGTTCCAACTTTAATGTTGAGGAAATTTACGAGTTATTAAAGTTAAAGAAAGGACAACATGGAAACGATTACACCCAAAGCATTGTTGCAGATAGAACAAGGGAACAACAGGACGATGAGAATAGAACAAAAAACGAgcaacataaaaatatacccGTGGGTTTTTTTgatgataaagaaaaagatattcTTGTGAGAGAAAACATTTCgttatcaaaaataaatcaaaaaataatagaaataaaaaaacaaaaaaagaaatttttattggcatataaaaatacggaaaatatttatgaagaaacaaaaaacaattaCATCGATTATTTGTATGATGACAAATTTGATAACAAAGAGCAAATTcttaatgatataaaaaacaaaactaTAAATTTAGACCATTTCAAGAAAGAAATTGACAAACGAATGAAAGGAATAgctccaaaaaaaaaaaaaaaataa
- the MCA1 gene encoding metacaspase 1, putative codes for MKSIYLKIFELSELKEEDGSAYYVKIYWRNKKYKTTTLRDGFYLFNKSFLLPVESVGDEKNEILSVEVWSNAIINRKVAYTFFSLEFITKERIIKEKIKLINILKNCTLELSLNIVRSENDIIFFNIKEICYNRTDNEIRQAILTYKNEEDVIMQLQKKKHNFPDNIAINDMSLPLNTYNNFTFQKDIPKIEQNYAFPHSEQRSRFPTHATLLSAPLDTRNTHYICGTDNSCNNSSMILTGSSSAYPTLNRVQDAANSSSIMYNIDRNSNNYAANNNNTMSAHFPRKENDNAQLGNTNSYVSTFHQGYMYNCSPSPYVEQILYFSSGNKKKALLIGINYYGSKDELKGCTNDTVRMKNLLVSKYNFYDSSMNIVRLIDNENDPNYRPTRRNILSAITWLTKENKAGDILFFLYSGHGSQQKDLSYIEEDGYNETILPSDYKTEGHIIDDELHKHLIQPLNNGVKLIAVMDCCNSGSSIDLAYKYKMKSRKWKEVKNPFHVVCDVSQLSGCKDNDFSYEIDNGRNAPGGSMVTAIIHILSPTNIISPSYEHLLNSINSYIKTYRKQTVTFMASQKFNLDRVFDFEHVLKNRNEKLGQIINEHNLKKKKKKKKKKYQDLFELF; via the coding sequence ATGAAAAGCATATACTTGAAAATTTTCGAGCTGTCAGAGCTGAAGGAGGAAGACGGCTCTgcttattatgtaaaaatatactggaggaataaaaaatataagactACAACATTAAGAGATGGGttttacttatttaataAGAGCTTCTTACTACCAGTTGAATCAGTAggagatgaaaaaaatgaaatactGTCAGTCGAAGTTTGGAGTAATGCtataataaatagaaaagtCGCTTACACGTTTTTTTCCCTCGAATTTATTACAAAggaaagaataataaaagaaaaaataaaactaattaatattttaaaaaattgcacATTAGAACTATCCTTGAATATAGTGAGAAGtgaaaatgatataattttttttaatataaaagaaatatgttaTAACAGAACAGATAATGAAATAAGACAAGCTATATTGACATACAAGAATGAAGAGGATGTTATTATGCAGCTACAAAAGAAGAAACATAATTTTCCCGATAATATTGCTATAAATGATATGTCTTTACCTCTAAATACTTACAACAACTTTACATTTCAAAAGGATATACCAAAGATTGAACAAAATTATGCATTTCCACATAGCGAACAAAGGAGCAGGTTTCCTACTCATGCGACTCTGTTAAGTGCTCCGTTAGATACGCGCAATACTCATTACATTTGTGGAACAGATAACAGTTGTAACAATAGTAGTATGATTTTAACGGGTAGTAGTAGCGCTTACCCAACTCTCAACCGTGTGCAAGATGCCGCAAACAGTAGCAGTATTATGTATAACATTGAtcgtaatagtaataactaTGCtgctaataataataacaccATGAGTGCTCATTTCCCGCGGAAAGAGAACGATAATGCCCAATTGGGGAATACCAATTCGTACGTGTCTACGTTTCATCAGggatatatgtataactGTTCACCCTCACCATACGTAGAAcagattttatatttttcttcaggaaataagaaaaaggcATTGTTGATAGGTATAAATTACTACGGCTCGAAGGACGAATTGAAAGGATGTACCAACGACACAGtaagaatgaaaaatttactaGTTTCgaaatataatttctatGATTCCTCAATGAATATTGTAAGATTAATagataatgaaaatgatCCGAATTATAGACCAACTAGAAGGAATATTTTATCTGCCATTACATGGCTTACTAAAGAAAACAAAGCTGGggatattttgttttttctttattcagGGCATGGATCACAACAAAAAGATCTTTCATATATAGAAGAAGATGGATATAATGAAACAATACTACCATCTGACTATAAAACGGAAGGACATATAATTGATGACGAGTTACATAAACACTTAATACAACCTTTAAATAATGGAGTTAAGTTAATAGCTGTAATGGACTGTTGTAATTCTGGAAGTAGTATAGATCTagcttataaatataaaatgaaatcaagaaaatggaaagaagtaaaaaacCCTTTTCACGTTGTATGTGATGTTAGTCAATTAAGTGGTTGCAAAGATAATGATTTCTCCTATGAAATAGATAACGGACGCAATGCCCCAGGGGGATCTATGGTTACTGCAATAATACATATTCTAAGCCCTACAAACATTATTTCGCCTTCTTATGAACATTTACTAAATAGTATaaatagttatataaaaacttatCGAAAGCAAACTGTTACCTTCATGGCTTCACAAAAATTTAACTTAGACAGAGTTTTCGACTTTGAACATGTTCTCAAAAATAGAAATGAAAAGCTAGGCCAAATAATTAACGAACATAatttaaagaagaaaaaaaaaaaaaaaaaaaaaaagtaccaGGATTTATTCGAGCTGttctga
- the PmUG01_11031200 gene encoding 60S ribosomal protein L7-2, putative → MHKKKESKDSKKNKTGNNNKKKLVKFRRIKKVKFKDEHRVLLQNNTGDEDVKIVKKKKLNTFYKKKEYAKKLENQKKEFHRLRKQVKSQNFDEQGQCIFAIRNKVECIYAAPNQILQELRLNKKFNGVLLLNNKQNMQNLFLVKSYVCYGYIKKYNFYNLMEKRLFLKDGDEIKRCDSNKTIEKLFRKEGIYSFPSFCEYIFECKENVDIILKNHVIPFDFSFLNSEITFDFLQFKSEFAGFMKDEINEILEKII, encoded by the exons atgcataaaaagaaagaaagcaaggattcaaaaaaaaataaaactggaaataataataaaaagaaattggTAAAATTTAGAAGAATTAAGAAAGTTAAATTTAAGGATGAACACAGAGTACTCCTACAAAATAACACCGGAGATGAAGATGTAAAA atagttaaaaaaaaaaaattaaacacattctataaaaaaaaagaatatgcaAAGAAATTGGAAAATCAGAAAAAGGAGTTTCATAGATTACGAAAACAAGTGAAAAGTCAAAATTTTGATGAGCAAGGACAATGCATTTTTGCAATAAGAAATAAAGTTGAATGTATTTACGCAGCCCCGAATCAAATTCTCCAG GAGTTAagattaaacaaaaaatttaatggTGTGTTATTACTTAATAATAAACAGAATATGCAAAACTTGTTTCTTGTAAAGTCTTATGTATGTTATgggtacataaaaaaatataacttttataatttaatggaaaaaagacTTTTCTTAAAAGATGGagatgaaataaaaagatgtgattcaaataaaactattgaaaaattatttcgaAAAGAAGgaatttattcatttccGTCCTTTTGTGAATACATTTTTGAATGTAAAGAGAATGTAGatattattttgaagaaTCATGTTATTCCTTTTGATTTTTCCTTCTTAAATTCTGAAATTACATTTGATTTTTTGCAATTTAAAAGTGAGTTTGCAGGTTTTATGAAAGACGAAATTAACGAAATactggaaaaaataatttga
- the ADSS gene encoding adenylosuccinate synthetase, putative has translation MNIFEHNITNVDKGNVVAILGAQWGDEGKGKIIDILSKHSDITCRFNGGANAGHTISVNDKKYALHLLPCGVLYDNNISVLGNGMVIHVKSLINEIKSVGGNILDRLYLSNKSHILFDIHQIIDAIQESKKLKEGKQLGTTKRGIGPCYSTKVSRIGIRLGALKNFENFKKMYIKLVDHLMNLYNITDYNKEEELTLFYNYHLMLKDRIIDVISFMNKNIQCKKKVLIEGANAAMLDIDFGTYPYVTSSSTTVGGIFCGLGIHHKKLNVVIGVVKSYLTRVGCGPFLTELNNETGIYLREKGFEYGTTTKRPRRCGWLDIPMLLYVKCINSIDIINLTKLDVLSGLKEIYLCVNYKNKTTGELLEKGCYPVDENATEEYEPVYEKFEGWEEDITNCKEFDELPDNARKYVMAIEKYVNTPIVWIGVGPNRRNTITKK, from the exons atgaatatattcgAGCACAACATAACAAATGTTGATAAGGGAAACGTGGTGGCAATATTAGGAGCTCAATGGGGAGATGAAGGGAAGGGTAAAATTATCGACATTTTATCAAAACATTCAGATATTACATGCAGATTTAATGGTGGTGCAAATGCTGGACATACTATATCAGTTAATGATAAGAAGTATGCATTACATTTATTACCATGTGGTGTgttatatgataataatataagtgTATTAGGTAATGGTATGGTAATACATGTAAAGTCTTTAATAAATGAGATAAAATCAGTAGGAggaaatatattagataGGTTATACTTATCTAACAAATCCCATATCTTATTTGATATACACCAAATAATAGATGCTATTcaagaaagtaaaaaattaaaagaaggAAAACAATTAGGTACCACAAAAAGGGGAATAGGTCCATGTTATTCTACTAAAGTATCAAGAATAGGTATAAGATTAGGAGctcttaaaaattttgaaaattttaaaaagatgtacataaaattagTGGACCatttaatgaatttatataatattactgattataataaagaagaagaattaaccctattttataattatcatcTTATGTTAAAAGATAGAATAATAGATGTAATTTcatttatgaataaaaatatacaatgtAAGAAAAAGGTATTAATTGAAGGAGCAAATGCAGCTATGTTAGATATTGATTTTGGTACATATCCATATGTAACAAGTAGCAGCACAACAGTCGGGGGAATATTTTGCGGTCTTGGAATACACCATAAGAAATTGAATGTAGTTATAGGAGTTGTAAAAAGTTATTTAACAAGAGTTGGATGTGGTCCCTTTTTAAcagaattaaataatgaaacagGAATATATTTAAGGGAAAAGGGTTTTGAATATGGGACTACTACCAAAAGGCCAAGAAGGTGTGGGTGGTTAGATATTCCTATGTTGTTATATGTCAAATGTATTAATAGTATTGATATAATTAACTTAACAAAGCTGGATGTTCTCTCTGGGTTGAAGGAAATTTATCTTTGCGttaattataagaataaaacTACAG gTGAATTACTGGAGAAGGGCTGCTATCCCGTTGATGAGAATGCGACAGAAGAGTATGAACCGGTGTATGAAAAATTTGAAGGATGGGAAGAGGACATAACAAATTGCAAAGAGTTTGACGAATTACCTGACAATGCAAGGAAATACGTTATGGcaatagaaaaatatgtaaatacacCAATCGTATGGATTGGTGTAGGTCCCAATAGAAGAAACACGATTACGAAGAAATGA